In Toxoplasma gondii ME49 chromosome II, whole genome shotgun sequence, the genomic stretch TGCAAAGGTTCAGTAAAGCTCTCAAGGTCGGCTTTTCGCCCTGCACTCGACTCTTCGTTTCCGGCACCAAGGACGCTGCCCaattcgcctttctcgcagTGTTTCCACCGTCACTCTTAGCTCGGTCCTCACAGTGACGGCAGATTCGCGCTGCCGTGTCTCGGTTCACGGTTCCTCCACATGGCCGGTTTcagctgtttcttctctcctttctttgccTCGCACCCGAAGCATCAGAAACGTCTGTAGCCTGTCCCGTTCGAGCGACTGTCGGATTTTtccgagcgaggagaaaccTGTTCAGACATTTCAGGAGGAACGGAACACCTGTACTAAATCTTTTCAGTGGCTGCGGCTCTTTTCAGAAAGCTAAAAGGTGTCTTCGGGACAGAGATCCTTGACAAGAGTGCGTAGAAACAGATCCGCGATCTGTTTTCGCCATGTCCAACCACAATTCTCGGCGTTCCACTCTTCCTACGTCCCTTTAGCTTCTGTATTTTATTCCAGGAAACCTGCAGCCTTTTCCAGCGCGTaggctgtcgagacaccgtCCAGAACACCCCTGCTGTGCAGAAAGCCGTGTTGCCTTTTGAGGACCGTTAGAGAGTAAATCGTTTGTTTCCTGCGAGCTGTGACTTTGCTGTTCCCTCAGAGACCTTTGGCAGCCTTCAGACCGAACGCGCAGACGCTTTCTGAGTCTCTCGCACCCTCTGAGCTGCACACATTCGCCGGGGGGGTGTTCGCGACAGATTgtcctctgcagagacaccgagaagTTCTGTTTCGCGCATGGTCTTCGCGTGGAAGCCAAGCCCAGTGCGTCGCGAGCGTCGATTGGTCTCGCCTCCAACGCGCATTCCTCTTCGTTGAGAAACTCCAGTGCGTCACTCGCTGCGACTTCCCCAGACACAGACGCTGCCGCTTTCCGTCTTCGAGCTCGCGACTGggcgtctgctgtctcgaaaggagaacgcgaaggcggagaaTCTCGCGGTGTCCGTGCAGACAGCCGGGGTCTGCAGGGGAAGCTGAGGAAAAGTGAAGGTACCAGCCTCGCGGTCTCTACGGAGCATCGTGAGGAGGGCAGGGACagcaggaagcgagagacgtcCGATAAGGACGgggacagaaagaaagaatgcgacccagagacgaaggacgaTTTCGCAAAGCAGCTCCGGCAAACGCAGGCGGAAATTGCTGAGAAGTTGACAGAAAATGCTCTGACAGACCCCGACATCGAGACCGTTCTCCTGAACTTCCAGGAACTGAAACCTGACGCTGTGGCAGAAGACTTTTTGCGGTACGGTgagcgcgagaaaagcaaaacaaAGATGGAACCCCTCATTTCGTGTTCTTGTGTCTTTGGAAAACAAACGGCAGAACGGATCACCTTCGCATTcttgtgtctttttctccacgtGACCCGAGGATTGGATAACGAGAGTCAGAGCTCAGCGATGACAACAGACTGGACGCCTGATGCTTTAGCGTAAATGCGAGGGATGAGccagagagggaggagccagagagggagaagaagcacggAGACCGGACTGAAAAGTCGAAGAtccagagaaggagacggaaaggcaaaacacacaggaaaaagaaaggggagaaggaaatacATGGAAGTCGCAGGAATCCAGCAGTGGCAAAGAGGCAACATGTGAGGCGTCTCGTGGAGAGCGACATGAGGCACGCAACGACCCAAGAAGAGGTCTCTTAACGACAAGAGTCTGTCTACCTTTGTTCACATGTGCCTGTTTATCTCCACTCTGTTCTCGCAGATTCCTCGCTGGCGTCTTCGAATTTGTTCgattccttttcgtctctgaaCCCTAAGACTCTTGCGATTTCTTCCTcactgtctttctcttctctccttccctttctgGCTCACCTTCTTCGTGACTGCTGTTTTTTCCCATTTCTCTagcctcgtctcttctcgggtCTTCGCCTTGCTCGGCTTTCAAGTGAAGTGTATCCAAGGATGGGGCATCCATGCATGTTGGAACCCTCGCACCTTTGAAAACAGTGTCCATCATCTTTACGCTACACCAGCAGACAAACAAGCAGGAACTAGAGCCGTAAAAACGCGAGTGGGGAAGTGTACGTTAAGCGCAGAAAGTCGAGCGTTGTCCGGGGCCGTCCGGAGAAAAGACGTTGGAAAAAAATGTCAGATCTCGTGTGCTCAGAGATCTCCGTCTCGCCCTCCGACACCTTCTCTCCACATCACGGCGCGAAGATCTCTGGGCGGTCGCTGCCGTGGAAAGTCTCGTCAAAGGCCTCCTCCTCACTCTTGACCGGGAGATCGCGGCGCATCAACAGTGAGGCCGCTTTCCGTCCTTCCTGAAGAAGTGCAGAACCTGTGGCGACtaaagagagaaagacagaaatgCAGAAAACAAACCCCCCATACAACACAAATCCCGgtgcctctttcttcccaTCCGTCGATGTCTTTCTATTGCCCCAGGAACAccaaatacatatacattgATAAACTTACAAAGACATATAAAGCtatttataaatataaatgtatacatttacatatgtACCTATTCTCTCAGCTAAGTTTCGGATGAAACACTAGACTGTGTTGCGTACACCCGCGTAGTAGTGTGTTAGCCAGGCTTTCCGAAATATGCAGCATTCTCTTGGAGTTGTTGGAGTGAGAGAAGTCCTAGGTGCTATAATCGCTGTGTGTATTTCGCTTCAGCTGTTCCAAAGGAAAGACATAATTTTTTCAAGCTGCTCTGGAagacttctttttcctcgtctctcctgtctgttGTCAGCTACATCCATCAACTGGAATACCTCGTTGTCTCGCATCAAAGTCGAGAAGCCGAGCTGCTGTCCGTACAGCGGAGGAATCAGGAGCTACAGTGTCTATTCGATTCGGTTAAGCGACtgaagcaagaagaaaagacgaagcaCGAACACGAGCAAGCCGCCCTCAGACAGCAAATTGAAAAACTTGTCAACGAAATCAACAGACTCACTCCAAACGAGGAAGTGCGAACTCCCCACCTTGGTTCCTCTACATTCTCTGCTGCCTGTGGTGCCCTCTTTGTGAcaccctttctctccttgtgatcccctttccttccttgtGACACcggtttttcttcgtcaccttctcgctcttgaCATCTTCACATCGAGAGATGCAGTTGCTGATCGCTTGAAGAAGAACACAGACGCATTTTTGCCTCTTTAGTTTCCTTCGATCTCTcgcgtttgtttttctcgccaCACCTTCCCTGCTTCCATCTGAGCGTCGACACTGAACCTGCAACTTGCAACGGcctttccactttctcaGAGTCGAACGAACCTCTGGAAGATGATTGGCGCAGAC encodes the following:
- a CDS encoding hypothetical protein (encoded by transcript TGME49_297492), with the translated sequence MMDTVFKGARVPTCMDAPSLDTLHLKAEQGEDPRRDEAREMGKNSSHEEAISACVCRSCFAKSSFVSGSHSFFLSPSLSDVSRFLLSLPSSRCSVETARLVPSLFLSFPCRPRLSARTPRDSPPSRSPFETADAQSRARRRKAAASVSGEVAASDALEFLNEEECALEARPIDARDALGLASTRRPCAKQNFSVSLQRTICREHPPGECVQLRGCERLRKRLRVRSEGCQRSLREQQSHSSQETNDLLSNGPQKATRLSAQQGCSGRCLDSLRAGKGCRFPGIKYRS